One window of Brachionichthys hirsutus isolate HB-005 chromosome 21, CSIRO-AGI_Bhir_v1, whole genome shotgun sequence genomic DNA carries:
- the kcnj16a gene encoding inward rectifier potassium channel 16, with protein MHKQYKSVIPTNDISIKTEKGPQPTKHRYIRKEGTCNVVFRHVPEEWLLFVTDIFTTLVEIRWRVMFLIFALSYILSWLFFGILYWVIALANGDIKDHTNEPCMYQVRSFTAAFLFSLETQTTIGYGFRGMSENCMIAIIIVTIQDVISCFIDTFVIGIVVAKMASARKRAQTVGFSNCAVINLHDGFLCLSWRVGDFRRHHLVEGTAQAQIVRSTVHATGKVDVTYEDLVIQQKENILVTPTTIFHKIEPGSPLYKMSLVDLRNADFELVVSFTYTDDSTGMLHQTRTSYTPAEIIWGHLFQEMIRVSRRHYRVDYILFNHTARVLVPEVSAEQYEHKKRLRYSARPSPRSSPGHSPRSFPRNSPRSQLKNHDDKLKLPTVTVEIVNDKPTDPTSQGSNPHGDILTRSSDLTNDA; from the coding sequence ATGCATAAGCAATACAAGTCGGTGATTCCCACCAATGACATCAGCATCAAGACTGAGAAGGGACCTCAACCAACGAAACACCGCTACATACGTAAAGAAGGCACCTGTAATGTTGTGTTTCGGCATGTTCCAGAGGAGTGGCTGCTGTTCGTCACGGACATCTTCACCACCCTGGTGGAGATCAGGTGGAGGGTGATGTTCCTGATCTTTGCCCTCTCGTACATCTTGTCCTGGCTCTTCTTTGGCATTCTCTACTGGGTCATAGCTCTTGCCAACGGCGACATCAAAGACCACACGAACGAGCCATGCATGTACCAGGTGCGCAGCTTCACAGCCgcgttcctcttctctctggaGACTCAAACCACCATCGGCTACGGCTTCAGAGGAATGTCCGAGAACTGCATGATTGCCATCATCATCGTTACCATACAAGATGTCATCAGCTGCTTCATCGACACATTTGTTATCGGCATCGTTGTCGCCAAAATGGCGTCGGCCAGGAAGAGGGCCCAGACGGTGGGTTTCAGCAACTGCGCCGTCATCAACCTCCACGACGGATTCTTGTGCCTTTCCTGGAGAGTTGGGGACTTCCGCAGGCACCACCTCGTGGAAGGGACAGCTCAAGCCCAAATTGTCCGCTCGACTGTGCATGCAACTGGGAAAGTGGACGTGACGTACGAAGATCTGGTCATTCAGCAGAAGGAGAACATCCTGGTCACGCCGACCACGATATTTCACAAGATCGAACCAGGCAGCCCATTGTACAAGATGAGCTTGGTCGATCTGAGGAACGCCGACTTTGAGCTGGTGGTATCTTTCACCTACACAGACGACTCCACGGGCATGCTTCATCAGACCCGAACCTCATACACCCCGGCTGAGATCATCTGGGGTCACCTATTCCAGGAGATGATCAGGGTCAGCAGGAGGCACTACAGGGTGGACTACATCCTGTTCAATCACACCGCTAGGGTGCTGGTGCCCGAGGTCAGCGCCGAGCAGTACGAGCACAAGAAACGGCTGCGGTACTCCGCACGACCTTCACCTCGGTCTTCCCCAGGACATTCGCCGCGATCTTTCCCACGCAACTCGCCGAGGTCACAGCTAAAAAATCACGACGATAAGCTGAAACTGCCAACAGTAACTGTGGAAATTGTGAATGATAAGCCAACCGATCCAACATCCCAAGGAAGCAATCCACACGGAGACATTCTGACTCGGTCAAGCGACCTTACAAATGATGCATAA
- the kcnj2a gene encoding inward rectifier potassium channel 2a, translating to MGSVRASRYSTVSSEEDGMKLATMAVPNGYGNGKGKVHTRHQPQSRFVKKDGHCNVQFINVSEKGQRYLADIFTTCVDIRWRWMFIIFSLAFLMSWLFFGCVFWLVAIYYGDLESDGPKCISNVGSFTAAFLFSIETQTTIGYGYRYVTEECPVAIFMVVFQSILGCIIDAFIIGAVMAKMAKPKKRNETLVFSHNATVAMRDNKLCLMWRVGNLRKSHLVEAHVRAQLLKSRTTAEGEYIPLDQTDIDVGFDSGVDRIFLVSPITIVHEINEDSPFYDMSKQDLETSDFEIVVILEGMVEATAMTTQCRSSYVAGEILWGHRFEPVLFEEKSYYKVDYSRFHKTYDVPSTPLCSARDLAEKKYILSNSNSFCYENEMALDNKEDTDEGNGGSVGPDGTQTDNISENEHSEATLPLEPRPLRRESEI from the coding sequence ATGGGAAGCGTGCGAGCCAGCCGCTACAGCACCGTGTCATCAGAGGAGGACGGCATGAAGCTTGCCACTATGGCAGTACCCAACGGCTACGGTAACGGCAAAGGCAAGGTGCACACGAGGCACCAGCCGCAAAGCAGATTCGTGAAGAAAGACGGTCACTGCAACGTGCAATTTATCAACGTGAGCGAGAAAGGCCAGCGGTACTTGGCTGACATCTTCACTACGTGCGTGGACATTCGCTGGAGGTGGATGTTCATCATCTTCAGCCTGGCCTTTCTCATGTCGTGGCTGTTTTTTGGCTGTGTCTTCTGGCTGGTGGCCATCTACTACGGGGATTTAGAAAGTGACGGCCCAAAGTGCATCTCTAATGTAGGCAGCTTTACTGCCGCCTTCCTGTTCTCCATTGAGACGCAAACGACCATCGGCTACGGCTACAGATATGTGACGGAAGAGTGTCCGGTTGCGATTTTCATGGTGGTTTTTCAAAGCATCCTGGGCTGCATCATCGACGCTTTCATCATCGGCGCCGTCATGGCGAAGATGGCGAAGCCCAAGAAGAGGAATGAAACTTTGGTTTTTAGCCATAACGCCACGGTGGCCATGAGGGACAACAAGCTCTGCCTGATGTGGCGCGTTGGCAACCTAAGGAAGAGCCACCTCGTAGAGGCGCACGTTCGGGCGCAGCTTCTAAAATCCCGGACCACTGCGGAGGGCGAGTACATCCCCCTTGATCAGACGGACATAGATGTGGGCTTCGACAGCGGAGTCGACCGCATCTTCCTGGTCTCCCCGATCACCATTGTCCATGAGATTAACGAGGACAGCCCCTTCTATGATATGAGCAAACAGGACTTGGAGACCTCAGACTTTGAAATCGTGGTCATCCTGGAGGGCATGGTGGAAGCGACCGCCATGACCACGCAGTGCCGCAGCTCCTACGTCGCTGGCGAGATCCTCTGGGGCCATCGGTTCGAGCCCGTGCTATTTGAGGAGAAGAGCTACTACAAAGTGGACTATTCCCGCTTCCATAAGACTTACGACGTCCCCAGCACACCTCTGTGCAGTGCGAGAGACCTCGCAGAGAAAAAATACATTctctcaaactcaaactcattCTGCTACGAAAACGAGATGGCGTTGGACAACAAAGAAGACACGGACGAGGGCAACGGCGGCAGCGTTGGCCCCGATGGCACCCAGACGGACAATATTTCGGAGAATGAGCACAGTGAAGCCACATTGCCGCTAGAGCCCCGTCCTCTCAGACGAGAATCAGAAATATGA